TCTCTATAGCTGCAACAATAGGTAAGCCACTAATGGTAGACATGACAACAAAGAATCAGACGAGACCTAGTTGTGCTAAAGTCAAAATAGAGGTAGATCTGATTGCGAAGTTGCGACAAAGAGTTAGAATAACGGAAGAAGATGATGTGACAGGGGTTATAAAGTTTTAATGAATCAAAGTGCAATATGACTACATGCCCAAATATTGTAAGGAATGTTGCTTACAAGGACATGACGAAGATAGTTGCTGGACAATCCATCCAGAATTGTATGATTCAAGGATTGAAGAAGGGCAGAATCAGGAGGACAAAGAACTAAAAAATAAGCAAGGAGCgaaaaaggaagaaagaagaacGTTGACGAGTGGAAAGATTATAGGGCCAAAACACAACAAACAAGAGTGGATGGTTCGAAGGAGGAACAGATATAAGAAGGATAATTATGAGCATATAAAAAGGAGAAAGAACGTACaagatgataatttttttactgCATTGGGAGAATAGGAAGAACAACATGACGAAACTGATAATACAAATAAGTTTGACGAAAGCACGAAAGAATGAGTGACAAGAAATTTTAGGAGACAAGAAGAGGGGAAACAATTGATAATTGTAAAGGAACAACAGGAAGGTAAATCAGATACAAGGCAAACTGAGACACAACCAGAAAACTAAAATAACAAGGAGACAATTGCAGAGGAACAAGAGGAAGGGAAAGTTGATGCAaagcaaaacaaagaagaacAAGATGTAAAAGAGggataaaataataaagaagagaaaaagactGTAACCATGGTGATTTATAAATGCCCCTAGCAACCCTGAAGGATAATTAGGAGGGACGTATTGAATCAATAGGGTTgaataatgaaaagaaagatatgacacAAAATATAGAGAAGGTAGCTATAGAAGGGGATTTATCCCCTAAACAGATAAGCAGGCTAAAATGATCACATACCAAGCCAAAGAAGCAAGGGAGAGGAGATTTCAATGCGGCACAAGTTTCTTCAAGGTCTAAGAGGACGATTatcaaaaatactaaatatcaaTGAGAGCTTTAATTTAGAATATTAGATCAGTAAACACTCAAAAGACATTTACTAGGCTTATTAATCTTCATAAAAGAAACCAATTTTACTTTGTGGGTCTTTCAGAACCATTTGAGGAGAAGCAAGAAATAGAGGTTTTCAAAAAGAAGTTAGGGATGAAATATGCAATGGCAAATGTAAATGGCAAAATTTGGGCATTGATGAAGCACTGGAATACTCTATAGAAGGAGATGAAGAGCAGATTCTAACACTCAAACTTCAGAATCAAGGGTTGGGCACAGAAGTGGTGGTATCAATTGTATATGTTAAATGTACGCAAGGTGAAATATAAAGgctatgaaaatccataaaggaGTTGTCAGATAGTATCAATGCCCTTTGGTTGATAGGGGGAGATTTCAATGTAATAAGCAATGAAGAGGAGAAGCTAGGGGGTCTACCAATTTTCGAAAAGGAAGTCAGGGACTTCAATCATTGTATTAATATGTATAATCTGGAGGATAAAGAATTTAAAGAAGGTAGATACACTTGGTGGAATGGTAGAATAGATGCAGAGTACATTTTTAAAAGGCTAGATAGGGTGTTGGGCAATGACAAATTACAAGATCTCTTCCCAGTACTGGAGGTAGAGCACTTAGTGAGAAACAGATTAGATCATACACCTCTTCTAATTACCTTCAAAACCACTAAGGAGATAAGAGTGAGACCgtttaaatttcttaatttttggtTAAGAGAAAGTTCTTTTAAGGAGGTGGTAAAACAATACtggaaaataaattttgaaggaGATCCTTTTATCTTATTCCATCATAAGAAATAAGATAAAAACATTAAAGAAAGCTTTGACCAAATAGAGTAAAGATACTTTTGGGAATATATTTCAGGAGATAATCACTTTGGAGGAAGTCATTAAAGTTCAAAAAACTCAATTTGAGATAGACCCATCAGAAGCTAACAGGGAAAAGCTTCACAAAACTCAAGCGGagcttaaaaaataactttttagggAGGATGAATTCTGAAAACAGAAAGAAGGGATAGAATGGTTCAAGGACGGGGAGAGAAACACAAAGTTCTATACAATAGTCAAAGGAAGAAGAAACAGACTTAGAGTGAACAAAATCCAAAATGCTGATGGAGAATGGTTAGAGGATCAAGAAGACATTGCAAAGACAGCTAAAGAGTTCTACATAAAACAGTTTATAAAAGAAGTAGATAGGTATAAGCTCCTATGCCTTTTGTTTGAGGAATGAAAAAGGAGATTTACTGTATGCAGAGGGAGCTACTATTGAAAACACCACTAACACTGTAGCAGAGGCGGAGATGATTTTAAAAGCATGTAAACATAGAAGGCAGGAACATcacaataatataatcattcaaACAGACTCTATGCTATTGTACAAGATTCTAGAAGAAAAATGGTCATGTCCCTGGATAATCACAGAGATGGTGACAGAAATCAAAACAGCCTTACAAGAAAAACAACATACTTTCCAGCACATTCTAAGGGAAGGAAATCAACTAGCAGACTACTTGAAAAATATTGCAATCGATAAAGGAGGGTGCAACTATCAAAATTTCAGCAGTTTGGGAGTAGCAGGAAGAAAAATCATTAACAGTGATAACTAAAATGTCCCTATTTGAGAGTAACTCCGGCAAAGGGATAGAGGGGACATGGAGGTTCAAAGTGTTAgatgttttattttttggttgtttgtttatttcttttctaGTCGATTGGGCCTGTAGGCAATGAGCTTTGCCCGAGGTGATGTTTATACTCAttatttcatcaataaaatactaaaatttaaccaaaaaaaaaaaaagaccacTGGAATCTAGAGTTGTGCTTTCTTGAACGAAAACAAAAAGAAGTGTCTGTTCGAATAATAATATTGTCTAACTAGACACTAATCTGTTGGATTACGCTGAACTAGATTCAATGTAATCTATCTTAGATAGGCTCGTAGCAATGAGCAACATGTTGTGCATTCTTTATTGTGTTTGGTGCAAAATATCATTCTTGCTTGccatgagtaaaaccatgaccTATCAATCATTATCACCTATAATTGAGAGCTGTGTTGTCCTAATCATCTTTTCCACTAATCTTGATTTGCTGCATCTGGCTTttatattttcaactattcaaaaattaaaacaaagacTCTCAcatggaaaataaaaaagatcacATCTAGAAAAttaggttatatatatattaaaaaaaaaactagtaaaatcatTATAAAGATTCCAAATAAGAACTCCAGGAATATTGATTTCAAAAGCGAATGGGAACAAGAAAGATTAAGCTAACTCACATGTCATTTACAAGGTAACTCTTGAAGATTTATTCATACATTGATCAGATAACAGAGTTAGCTTTTGATCTGAAAATAACCCTTGCTTTAATTATCTCCATGTCCATGACCTCCTTTCTACCTTCTCTTGAGGTCTTGTAATGCCCtgaaaaagcaaaagaaaacAGAACATACATTTAGTATTACATGACAATATTGGAATGTGTTAATTAAAACAGAGGAATTAAAGACTTACACAATAATGAGATTGAATATTTTGCTCTGTTCTGTTAGGTGAAAATCCAATTACACTTCTCCTGTGAAATCTGCTAGTGGAATCTTCACTACTTGAAGAACTTGACGTTACTGACGGAGGATGAGGCTGATCAGTAGTTGAAGAAGACAAAGGAACAACTTGATTATCACCGTCACTGCTTCCACCATCATCTTCGTCTTCGTCTTCGTCCTcgtcatcatcttcttcttctgaatCATCATTATGATCATCAAgatcttgatcttgattttccccatcattgttattattattatttctgtGAAAACATTTCTGGCAAACTGAAACAGTGGGACCAAGCTTAGGGCCAGAGCCAGTCCATGGGGTAAGTGATTGGCAAGAATTACAGAGAAGGATTCTTGAATGCTTAGCCACAAGGAAATTGGCTGTGTGTACTCTGGCATCACAATCCCAACAAAGACTGGCTTGATCTGATTCACAGTAAACTCTTGCTATTGAACTGCACAACTCACATTTCTTCATTGCTATCACACTTATCTGCAATATTAatcacacatatatagtcacaaaaagaaaagatttttagTTTCTGTATCTGAAATTTTGGTCAATCTTTAGGTCTTTGGAGACTAAGATGTtacaaaaatatagtaaatgCCTACAAGACTACAACTCACACTTGCCCTTATatagaaaaggtaaaaaaaccTCAGCAGTCACATCACTACCCCCAGCCCACCCACTCCCCCTCACCGGGAACCCCAGGTTATGAACCACACCccctttccttttttattttctgttaGTGTCTAACAACTGtcaaattactaaaaatagatCTTATCATGTGTTAAGCTAATTCTTGAACCAAGAAAAGATCTAGACTAGTTTTTGTTCTACTTCTCTGGTATAGGTAAGCATAGAAAAGGACTTGTCTTCCCTACCTTTCAAGGGGAATTaacataatatatgtatataattaaaaaatttaacctATTCATAcggtatatataatttttttttcgatGGAATTGATCCTTCTCGAACAAAAATAGTTCCACCCCTATTCACTTATTGCTTAAAATATTTCCACACTTTCATTGTAGTTTAAATAAATATACTTCATGAAATAGTAAAGGTCATTATGTTCCATTCGAGTTCATTTGTTAAAGCTCTGTTGAAACCAATCCTTATCTGTTTTGTAATACTAATTAGCAACTTTTGGTTTATATCTATCCAAAATGTTATCAAACTATATATAGAATATATAACactaatatttaattttcaaaCACATAATCTCTTTTTCCCAGAATTATTTTCTGCAACCTAATCTTTCCTAATTACTATATATTAGAAACAGACCATCACCAAATGCCCGAATCCAGATGGCGTCATAAACAGGTTTGTTTGCTTCCTTCTTTTTTATTGACGAACCAGGATGAGTTATGGCCCAGCTTAGTGACAGTGATGTAACTTTGAGGGTCCAAATTGAATAATAATGTCGTAGAGTATCGTAAAACGTCCAtaaacattaattatttttttccactcATGAAACGTAATGTACATGAACTTTTGATGAATTTACGAGTAGATGCTTTGTAATACAGCCACATTAACGTTGGGGAAATTACCACATGGCGTCACGCCATTTGTAATTTGCTATCTTAGAATATCGATGATTTATAATATACCCAATATAATTTCACAAGCGAAGTCTGAGAAAAATAGATTGTACGCAAACATTAGATGATCCATCTTGTGCAAGGATTTTATTATTCTTGTCCAATATATATAAGGAGATTAGACATCAAATTCGTGTAAATCTAGAAAAACAAGGATAACATATAGAAACTAGGGAAACTATGACCCACGCATCTATGGTTGGGGCTAGGGAATGCTGAGGCCCATGCTTTTCTAGAACAACTTTTTATCACCCAAAACAAATAATAATGGCTATCCTCCATACTCAAATGTAAGGTTATTAGGTCCATGGATAATCATGTTCCTAAACTATGTGCACCTTTGTCtacatatatgttttttttaaatgtctcAACCTAATTTCAAATGTTCCTTTCATTCTCTACATAATACATGAATATATATTAAATGATTTCTCAATATaatgtaaataatttattttgatatggATGGATGTCTCTTGGTGGGGCGTCATCTCAGGAAGGTTCATCCACACACTCAGGGGGTATTTAGTATGAAGAAAAATTAGTGATTTACTTGCCTttttttggtgtttgataagttcaaataaaaataaaattattttaagaatagatgtatataatttaatcaaatactATGAAGACAAAGGTGGTGTGGGAGAGGGTTGGAGGGGGGTGAGGGGTGGGGGGTCGAGGGTCAGGAGTGCTTGGTGCGGGGGTGCTAACAGTGGGGGTAGGGGTCGTGGTGGGTGGGTGAGTCAAGACACcatcataaaatatcatttatgaaaCTTATTTTAACAATTTTCACGAAGAAAGTCATAtttcctaaaaaaataatttaaggaGCTTATTTTTCTAAACATTTTGACTAATCAAATTTCACATACTAATTTGATATAGATATCGGGTGTAAATAATTATTTCCTATGCCTAACTCCATCAACCacattttttattgttattgttattataaaaaaaaatcactgcCTTAATGGGGGAAAGGAAAAAAGTTACAAGAAGAATGGAACTCACACTAGCATATTCCACTCTTATAAATAGGATTAATTACCTGGCAATGAAGATTTGCTACTAATGATAAATATTGAAACTATATAGTAGTTTTTGAAATTTCCACGACCAAATTGTAAACCTTGGTTTTGAAGCTTGCATTTATTTTGGTGTGTTGGTTTGAGATGTATTCGTTATGGCAGCTACTATTTGTCACAACAGAATAAATTAATGACCCATGAATCAAGTAACCATAAGTCATAGCCTCAACTTTTGGCCTGGTGCTTTGCACTTGTCTGAAATAGTGTAGTGTAGGACACTATAATCAAACCAAAAGACCAAACAAATTACACAAGTACTATCATATAGTCTATTCAAACTTTCCTCTCCAAAGTATGTAGGCTGTAGCGCACACTTATATTTTCTAGCTTCTTTACTTTACTTCAAAATGATGTTTATAAGTGGATTTTAGCTAGTGTTTGatcatatatttaattaaaacttgaaaaaactaATTGAGATTTTGAAGTTTGTGAAAAATAAgttctgaaatttgaagttaTATTTGGACATGCattttgcttgtttttttttttttttaaaaaagaaatgttttGTGAGGAAGTGAAATTTCACCCAAAATCCAAAAGCCAATTCGAACTaatttttgaaacttgaaatctTCATGAATAAATaatgtttcaatttatttattttgaaaatctaCTCTGATATCTATGGCTAAACGGGAGCTTagtcttttttataaaaaagtgCATAAATAAACAACGGAGTGAGTAGGAGTATCAGTATACAATCGACTTTAGTATAGGTTcctattatttttctattttttgtcGTTAATTAATTTTCCAATAAGTATTTTAGTGTTTATCCTCGTGGGCCTCAACCCCATAAGTCAACAGGTGATTTACCAGTATGACCTTAAAAATGAGTTATTGATCTCATTTGTCTTATGACGAACATTATTTTTGACTTTAAATGTTTGTCCACAGGACAAGCGAAGGGCTTCCTAAGTTTTAAATGGGCTTTAAAATTCTAGCCCAATTTGATCCAACTACATGGTTGGTTTGATCTGTTCTCAGGGCCCAGTCAATTCTTACAGTTTCTGTTGGTGATGATGAACACAGATtggagagaaaagaaagaagagaacaGAAGATGCCTTTAAAGAGGAAAACAGGAGGCCTTCATTTGTTCTTGCACTAATTTGGGCTCAATATATAATGGGCTGGTCAATAGCAAATGTACATATGAGCCCAGCACGTGGTCAGCTTCTAAGAAGCTTACTGATAGAAACTTGTAAATATTCATGCAATGTAGATATTAGGTGCACTTATTTACATTTTAGTTTGTTACAACATAGATCAATTAGGAGATGTCATGTGTAACTAGTCATGGTGAAGTTCTTGAGTCAGGCTCAACCTAATTCATATCTCATTCGAGGTTGATCCCATGTTAATATTTTCAGATGTTCAGTCTTGGACAGTGTGTGCGTGGATTGCTGAGTCCCACATCGAAGGACATTAGGGTTCTTGGTCTTTTTATATGCTCTTAGACATTCTTCATGATTGAGTTAGTTTTTGAGACAGAGTTAGACGATCTGAGATCTATTTACTTCTTTAGATCCAAGATCTATTTTTCTTCCATTTGCTGCTTCACTTGTTTGACTATATGctgaaaaatagttttaaaatcaCTTATAAAGATCTAAATCATTGTAAAGGATTACAAAACATCGACTAAACACATCTGTGCACATGTATGTTTGGTTTTAAAATCCAATGTGCACGCAAGTTGGTGAAGGGAATAACATTTTCTTGGGCCAAATTAATAAGGTGTGCCAACCAGTCCCCAAGAATTAAgctttcaaaatattaaaactaTATCGTTGGCAAAAAACTCGACGATTTGTTGACTTCATAAAGGCACCATATTGCACGGACATTTATATCTGCCAGTTTTCTGCTGTAATGGAATGTGAAAAACTTAAAAAAGGCCTGACacatattataatttttatttactgtcaaatattttttaatttaattttttttttttacttatcaattttgataaaatcaagaaaagataatttttttcttcctataatattctcaatttattaacattgaaaaatgtagtgagtaaatatgtttaaaactctatcaattaaaaagggtaaaatagtaagctcACTATATCagtaattattttcttaataggtgtgccaagttaaaatttgacaaataaaaaggaACGGAGGAAGTATTAGATTAGAATTAATTGAGATCTAATTAGTTTTTGCTAATTAATTACTAACAAAAGGAGGCTCAAATAATTGACTAGAGGAAGAGAGAACTGTTGATCttgtttttttgaaaaagaagaaagagttaaaagagcaTTTTTCCCCGCAttgaagaaaaggaaaattggCTAATCTTTTTGTACTGAGATTTGCTCTTTTGGTTTAAAACAccatcaaaaattaaaatttttgtatATTAGAGAAGAAGTTTAGAGATAATTCTCTTAAAGATTTTTCTGGGGATTGTATTTGAGGAATTAGGGTGTGTGAGAAAAAATATTGTGATTTTcatatagtgaatatttttctGGATGGTTCGTGATTTTCTCAACATTGGattttctctttaatttctttgttattattttctgcTTGAATTCGGTCcgcaaagaaaagaaattaatcGGTATCTTTTTTCCAACAAGAAAAAAACCCGGATGTAGATAAGTATGAACGCATTACATTAGACTTTTTGTAAATTTGATAAAGACTTTGCTCAATACTTTGAAATCTTTGGGTGATGGGTTAGCACCTGAATAAAGATCAActcaatatttaatattaaaatttattcaaaCTATACGAAAAAGGTACCAGTTGCGATTTTTATCATGCCAATTTGATCAAAGTTTACATAAATTGACGTTTCAGAAGCAAATATGACAACTAATTTGAACGAAGGGATTAATGTTTAAACAGAATTCTACATTAATTAATAGTGTTTGCTCTTGCTATTAGTACTATTTTCTGGAAGACGTAATTCAGACATGAAGTAATTGTATATAAAACAGTTCAATCTTGATAATATATTATGGCAGTTCCTTCGGTAAAATATTACTTAgaacaaagaaataaaaaacaTTCAAGATTTATTTTGCAAATTAAGATGTGATAAAGTGGACATACTAATACATTTATTGCAttcgaaaaaaaataaatagaagggaTTAATCTTCATGAGACTTCAAAcaactttgatttttattttctgCCCTTCCATGCAATCCTGTTTTCTTCAGCTATCATTATGATAAGGTGGAATGCTTTGTTCATTTCTGAAGAAATTTTTAGGATCCACCTCACTCTTCACTTTAGCCAATCTCTCAAAGTTGccactaaaatatttttcacccCATATTTTGGCCTTGGAATAGCTGTAGTCCTCTTGATTTGTTCCAAAATCAAGATCCCTATAATTCAAATAAGCAGTTCTTGGAGAGTTTGCAACATATGGCTCCATTTTCTTGTACAGTTTCCTCATCCATGCTATCTTCTGGCTTGATATACTCTCACTGTTATCGCCCCAGTTGACCAAGTACTGAATATTGTACAAATTCCCCTTTCTATGAGGAAAAGGAATTTCAGATTCAGAGATTTCATCTAATTTCCCACCTAGTGGCTCCATTATCATCTGAGGTCTTTCTTCTTCCAAAAACAGTCTTTTTACCATTTCCCAACCACGTTTCGGAATTGGAGTCTTCACAAAATCAGATGTGGCTTTAAAATAGTTCTTGTTTGTTGGAATACTCTTTTCTAGCAGAACTTCAAGCGACTCATTTGTTCTCCTGCCATAGAAATACAAGACTGATCCAATCCAGGAAGATTCACGACATTCTTTTTTAATGCAAGGCCTGTTACTACAATCCACAACAGGCTCTTGAAAGCAATCTTTTTTCTCCAAATCAAATTCAGGGAATTTCTCTTTGAGCAATGGAATTAACTCATCAACAGGTCCAAGATATAGTGATTGAAAGAATATTTCAACATATTTGTCATTCCCTGTTCCATCATTTTGTATAACTACTCTGATAAGTAATTTATCAGGTAGTTGATGTGCTATGTTTTCCCATTTTTTGAGGAGATTTTGGTTACCCTCTAACCTCTTGTAAACTGTGAAAACAGTTACCTTCTCCGGAACACGAACAAGTTTGAGTTTCCATGCTAAAATAACACCAAAACTTGCTCCTCCACCTCCTCTTATTGCCCAAAACAAATCTTTTTTCATGTTCTTCTTGTTAAGAATTTTTCCATTAACATCCATTACGCGAGCGTTTACAACATTATCAGCTGCAAGCCCAAATTTTCTCATCAAAGTACCTATCCCTCCACCACTAATAATCCCTCCAGTGCCAATACTGAAACAGACACCACCAGGAAAACCATGCACATTACTTTTTTTAGCAATTGCATAGTAAAGCTGGCCGAGGGTCGCCCCGGCTTGAACCCAAACTGTTCCTTCATTTAAATCAATCTCGATTTTGTTGAGATTGCTTAAATCAAGCATAACAAACGGGATTTCAGAGCGAAAAGATATGCCTTCATAGTCGTGGCCACcgctttttattttaatttgcaaGCCTAGTTTTTTTGCGCAAAGAATAACCGGCTTGATTTCTGATTCTTTTCTAGGGGAGACTATGAAATTGGGATGTGAAGAATTCATCCATCTAGGATTTTTTTGAGCGTATTCTAGGATAGATGAATAAGTTGGAGAATTTGGGGTGTAAATGTTTCGTGTAACGTTGATTTCAGAGTATTTAGAAAGACAGTAGAGAAAATCTTGTTGAGAGTAACATTTtgtcaaaaagagtgaaaagagTAAAATAGAGAGAACTTGAaggttattcataatatttagaGCTAAAAGAATAGAATTGATTTTCTATAATGAAAATGACAAAGAATAAGCTATCATGTTATGAGGGGGAAAGAAGATGAAATTGCTTATGTCTATAATCCTTACACAAATGATCCGTATTTAtagaatttttttcttataggGTAAGTCGAGTTATCTAAATTTATTCACAGTTTACGAAAGTAAATATTTATTGAATAGGTTGACTTTGACTTTAGGCACGTCACACATGGAAGTACAGAATTAAAATCCGAGTTTTAAGCTGGcaagttttctatttattttatttttatatatagattctttcaatttctgacttattaaaattaattattgaaattattattgCATATACAAATAGTGCATGCAAGAAACTAATTCTTCCGTTTAATTTTTCTTGAttcttatattaaaaatatattttttcattttccttgtcaatttagaaaatcaagaaaaaattaaCTACATAAGATATTAGTAGTCAAATTTAATTTACTATCGAGTTAATATGaatcaagtaaaaataaaacaaatgg
The sequence above is a segment of the Solanum dulcamara chromosome 11, daSolDulc1.2, whole genome shotgun sequence genome. Coding sequences within it:
- the LOC129873287 gene encoding zinc finger protein CONSTANS-LIKE 2-like, whose product is MKKCELCSSIARVYCESDQASLCWDCDARVHTANFLVAKHSRILLCNSCQSLTPWTGSGPKLGPTVSVCQKCFHRNNNNNNDGENQDQDLDDHNDDSEEEDDDEDEDEDEDDGGSSDGDNQVVPLSSSTTDQPHPPSVTSSSSSSEDSTSRFHRRSVIGFSPNRTEQNIQSHYCGITRPQEKVERRSWTWR
- the LOC129873348 gene encoding berberine bridge enzyme-like 22; its protein translation is MNNLQVLSILLFSLFLTKCYSQQDFLYCLSKYSEINVTRNIYTPNSPTYSSILEYAQKNPRWMNSSHPNFIVSPRKESEIKPVILCAKKLGLQIKIKSGGHDYEGISFRSEIPFVMLDLSNLNKIEIDLNEGTVWVQAGATLGQLYYAIAKKSNVHGFPGGVCFSIGTGGIISGGGIGTLMRKFGLAADNVVNARVMDVNGKILNKKNMKKDLFWAIRGGGGASFGVILAWKLKLVRVPEKVTVFTVYKRLEGNQNLLKKWENIAHQLPDKLLIRVVIQNDGTGNDKYVEIFFQSLYLGPVDELIPLLKEKFPEFDLEKKDCFQEPVVDCSNRPCIKKECRESSWIGSVLYFYGRRTNESLEVLLEKSIPTNKNYFKATSDFVKTPIPKRGWEMVKRLFLEEERPQMIMEPLGGKLDEISESEIPFPHRKGNLYNIQYLVNWGDNSESISSQKIAWMRKLYKKMEPYVANSPRTAYLNYRDLDFGTNQEDYSYSKAKIWGEKYFSGNFERLAKVKSEVDPKNFFRNEQSIPPYHNDS